A part of Pungitius pungitius chromosome 15, fPunPun2.1, whole genome shotgun sequence genomic DNA contains:
- the trnau1apb gene encoding tRNA selenocysteine 1-associated protein 1-like isoform X2 translates to MFNRQTSLWMGDLDPYMDETFIKQAFSAMGESPFGVKIITHRITGGSAGYCFVELADEASVDRCVQRLNGKLVPGSNPPRKFKLNYATYGKRPEAGPEFSVFVGDLASEVDDFQLHQVFKKYLSCKGAKVVTDQYGYSRGYGFVKFGDEGEQKKAIEECQGTMLGGKPLRLSIAVAKSQKMSNYHGGQGQNYHGNYNQSQSSYYGNQGNGSQGAYYPQWGGYDQYGGYGSAYGSGYGSAYGSGYNYGPYGYPPPGNAAPPPPMGMPPTDMSGATENPEEGTEVDEDNSEEPIPECDVQQWNLDFMQRSEELYDAMMSCHWEPLDSVNSPIPSLS, encoded by the exons ATGTTTAACCGACAGACGAGCCTGTGGATGGGTGAT TTGGACCCGTACATGGACGAGACCTTCATCAAGCAGGCCTTCAGTGCCATGGGAGAATCCCCTTTTGGAGTCAAGATCATAACTCACCGAATAACGGG AGGTTCGGCAGGATACTGCTTTGTGGAGCTGGCAGACGAAGCCAGCGTCGACCGCTGTGTCCAAAGGCTCAACGGGAAACTGGTGCCTGGATCGAACCCG CCCCGGAAGTTTAAGCTAAACTATGCCACCTACGGCAAACGGCCCGAGGCGGG GCCGgagttctctgtgtttgtgggCGACTTGGCCTCCGAGGTGGACGACTTCCAACTGCACCAAGTTTTCAAGAAGTACCTTTCCTGCAAGGGAGCCAAAGTAGTAACAGACCAGTATGGATACTCCAG AGGCTACGGCTTCGTCAAGTTCGGGGACGAGGGCGAGCAGAAGAAGGCCATCGAGGAGTGCCAGGGCACCATGCTGGGGGGGAAGCCGCTCCGACTCAGCATCGCTGTGGCAAAGAG CCAGAAGATGAGCAACTACCACGGGGGCCAGGGCCAGAATTACCATGGCAACTACAACCAGTCCCAGTCCAGTTACTATGGCAACCAGGGCAACGGGAGTCAGGGGGCTTACTACCCCCAGTGGGGAGGCTACGACCAGTACGGCGGCTACGGCAGCGCATACGGCAGCGGCTACGGTAGCGCATACGGCAGTGGCTACAACTACGGCCCCTATGGGTACCCCCCCCCAGGCAACGCGGCGCCTCCACCACCCATGGGAATGCCCCCCACTGACATGTCGGGTGCTACGGAG AATCCAGAGGAGGGCACTGAGGTAGACGAGGATAATTCTGAAG AACCCATCCCGGAGTGTGACGTGCAGCAGTGGAACTTGGACTTCATGCAGCGGAGCGAGGAGCTCTACGACGCCATGATGAGCTGTCACTGGGAACCCCTGGACTCTGTGAACtcccccatcccctccctctcctga
- the fitm1l gene encoding fat storage-inducing transmembrane protein 1, with amino-acid sequence MFFNTMLVVLTDLAARLLGNTAFRKHFHLFLSAVVMIGPALSLWVSQHSIFAKRSHFLYRVFLRSGWGWTCIFVGSFVFLLSFSVRRSLSVSVRHLSRLAVAGGLWFGFCYLLDLLENTTGSCYEPLTAGSEAANGQPLLVLREGESKSGCLRAGMLWRGYEVSEDIFLLCLCCLLLAEEIAVFGPYLSLGGSSGAPLRILFLFCVLLLWLWLFLLLCLLAYFPQFPTQLIGGALGCLSWRGLYQGWYRQGPSWCCPGRPGLGLLNTKTSSSEAHEAQRNHDHCN; translated from the exons ATGTTCTTTAACACAATGCTGGTGGTCCTGACGGACCTGGCGGCTCGGCTTCTGGGTAACACTGCCTTCCGGAAGCACTTCCACCTGTTTCTGTCAGCGGTGGTGATGATCGGCCCGGCGCTGAGCCTCTGGGTCTCCCAACACAGCATCTTTGCCAAGAGAAGCCACTTCCTGTACAG GGTGTTCCTGCGCTCCGGTTGGGGCTGGACCTGCATCTTTGTTGGCTCattcgtcttcctcctctccttctctgtccgccgctccctctctgtctccgtccGTCACCTCTCGCGGCTGGCGGTGGCTGGCGGGTTGTGGTTTGGATTCTGTTACCTGCTGGACCTACTGGAGAACACCACCGGAAGCTGCTATGAGCCTTTAACCGCCGGCTCTGAGGCCGCCAACGGGCAGCCTCTGTTGGTGCTGCGAGAAGGGGAGAGTAAGTCTGGGTGCCTCAGAGCTGGGATGCTGTGGAGGGGTTATGAAGTTTCAGAAGACATCTTCCTTCtctgcctctgctgcctgctgctGGCTGAGGAGATAGCCGTGTTTGGCCCTTATCTGAGCCTGGGGGGGAGCTCGGGTGCCCCTCTGAGGATCCTCTTCCTGTTCTGTGTCCTGCTGCTCTGGCTCTGGCTCTTTCTGCTTCTCTGTCTCTTAGCGTACTTCCCTCAGTTCCCCACTCAGCTAATAGGAGGCGCTCTGGGGTGTCTGAGCTGGAGGGGACTCTACCAAGGCTGGTACCGCCAAGGGCCCAGCTGGTGCTGCCCCGGGAGGCCTGGACTGGGACTGCTCAACACCAAGACCAGCAGCAGTGAAGCGCACGAGGCCCAACGGAACCATGATCACTGCAATTAA
- the trnau1apb gene encoding tRNA selenocysteine 1-associated protein 1-like isoform X1 yields MFNRQTSLWMGDLDPYMDETFIKQAFSAMGESPFGVKIITHRITGGSAGYCFVELADEASVDRCVQRLNGKLVPGSNPPRKFKLNYATYGKRPEAGPEFSVFVGDLASEVDDFQLHQVFKKYLSCKGAKVVTDQYGYSRGYGFVKFGDEGEQKKAIEECQGTMLGGKPLRLSIAVAKSQKMSNYHGGQGQNYHGNYNQSQSSYYGNQGNGSQGAYYPQWGGYDQYGGYGSAYGSGYGSAYGSGYNYGPYGYPPPGNAAPPPPMGMPPTDMSGATEQNPEEGTEVDEDNSEEPIPECDVQQWNLDFMQRSEELYDAMMSCHWEPLDSVNSPIPSLS; encoded by the exons ATGTTTAACCGACAGACGAGCCTGTGGATGGGTGAT TTGGACCCGTACATGGACGAGACCTTCATCAAGCAGGCCTTCAGTGCCATGGGAGAATCCCCTTTTGGAGTCAAGATCATAACTCACCGAATAACGGG AGGTTCGGCAGGATACTGCTTTGTGGAGCTGGCAGACGAAGCCAGCGTCGACCGCTGTGTCCAAAGGCTCAACGGGAAACTGGTGCCTGGATCGAACCCG CCCCGGAAGTTTAAGCTAAACTATGCCACCTACGGCAAACGGCCCGAGGCGGG GCCGgagttctctgtgtttgtgggCGACTTGGCCTCCGAGGTGGACGACTTCCAACTGCACCAAGTTTTCAAGAAGTACCTTTCCTGCAAGGGAGCCAAAGTAGTAACAGACCAGTATGGATACTCCAG AGGCTACGGCTTCGTCAAGTTCGGGGACGAGGGCGAGCAGAAGAAGGCCATCGAGGAGTGCCAGGGCACCATGCTGGGGGGGAAGCCGCTCCGACTCAGCATCGCTGTGGCAAAGAG CCAGAAGATGAGCAACTACCACGGGGGCCAGGGCCAGAATTACCATGGCAACTACAACCAGTCCCAGTCCAGTTACTATGGCAACCAGGGCAACGGGAGTCAGGGGGCTTACTACCCCCAGTGGGGAGGCTACGACCAGTACGGCGGCTACGGCAGCGCATACGGCAGCGGCTACGGTAGCGCATACGGCAGTGGCTACAACTACGGCCCCTATGGGTACCCCCCCCCAGGCAACGCGGCGCCTCCACCACCCATGGGAATGCCCCCCACTGACATGTCGGGTGCTACGGAG CAGAATCCAGAGGAGGGCACTGAGGTAGACGAGGATAATTCTGAAG AACCCATCCCGGAGTGTGACGTGCAGCAGTGGAACTTGGACTTCATGCAGCGGAGCGAGGAGCTCTACGACGCCATGATGAGCTGTCACTGGGAACCCCTGGACTCTGTGAACtcccccatcccctccctctcctga